TCACCACCATCATGGTCGACAACGAGGTTTACGGCAACACCGGCGGGCAGGAGAGCGGCATGTCCGCCGAGGGGAAGGTTCTGCCCATGGCGCCCCGCGGAAAGACCTTCCCCAAGATTCCCGTCTTCGAACTGGCAAAGACCTCGGGATGCGTGTACGGTGCCCGCGTCACCATCGCCAACCCCGCCAGGCTCGGTCAGGTCGTGAGAAAAGCCGTTCTCGTCGCCCGAGAGGTCGGACCGACCTACGTCCAGATCTATACCCCCTGCCCGACGAACCTGAGGTTTTCCCCCGCTGAGACGATCAACGTCGCCAAGGCGGCACAGAAGGACGCCTACGCCTTCGAGGAATTTATGAGCGAGCCGGTTCGCCAGCTGATCGAGGGGGGAAATGGGGAGATCTCTGACATTGAGTGAGCTGAGGCTTCCGTTGCGCCCGGGGAAAAGACATCTTTTGCTTTTCCTTCGCTGAACGAGCCTGCGGAATCCTTATGAACTGATAAAATGATTCACCTGATACTGGGCCGGCCTTCTGCTGATTTCCGGGAGGCGATTGAGACTCGGCAATAAACGGCGGTAAACCAGAATAGGAGGATCTATGCCCACCAAAGTGCTTGCCCCCTCGGTAGAGCAGCGCATGCGCGCCTATCACGATCTCACCCATCGCGCCCAGACGGTGAAGAAAAGCGCTGCGCCCAAGCCGACCATCACCCTGTCGCGGCAGTTTGGCTGCGAGGCATTTCCCGTGGCCGAGGAGCTGATCCGGCGCGCCCAGGAACTCACCGGCGAACCCTGGCTGCTGGTGGACAAGTCGTTGCTCGACGAAGTGGCCCGGGAACACCGCATTGACCCCGACATCATGCAGTCCCTCGGCGAGGGGCCGCGCTGGATCGACGACGTCTTCGCCAGTTTTTCCGATCGCTGGAAGGCCGATGCCGACTACTACCGGCTGCTCGGCGAGCAGGTGCTGATGATCGCCGCTACCGGCAACGCGGTCATGGTCGGCCTGGGGGCGGCTATCATCACCAAAGAGTTGAAGAACTGCTTTCATTTTCGCCTGATTGCCGATCAGGATTTCAAGGTGCGCTCCATCGCGCGGCGCATGAACCTCACCCGCCAGGAGGCGGAGCTCATCGTGCTGGAGCGCCAGAAGGAACGGGACCGGATCATGCGGCGCATGCTCGATGCCGAC
This sequence is a window from Geoalkalibacter sp.. Protein-coding genes within it:
- a CDS encoding thiamine pyrophosphate-dependent enzyme yields the protein TTIMVDNEVYGNTGGQESGMSAEGKVLPMAPRGKTFPKIPVFELAKTSGCVYGARVTIANPARLGQVVRKAVLVAREVGPTYVQIYTPCPTNLRFSPAETINVAKAAQKDAYAFEEFMSEPVRQLIEGGNGEISDIE
- a CDS encoding cytidylate kinase-like family protein translates to MPTKVLAPSVEQRMRAYHDLTHRAQTVKKSAAPKPTITLSRQFGCEAFPVAEELIRRAQELTGEPWLLVDKSLLDEVAREHRIDPDIMQSLGEGPRWIDDVFASFSDRWKADADYYRLLGEQVLMIAATGNAVMVGLGAAIITKELKNCFHFRLIADQDFKVRSIARRMNLTRQEAELIVLERQKERDRIMRRMLDADGHDPLLYHALFNNGKLRSPQIARIILDHVLSGEG